The window GACAACTTTCCACCATTTTTCACTAAACAGGGGGGCATTCCCGTTAGAACGCACTTCATCCTCACTAAGGCCGATATTTCCAATGAAAGCCCGACCGATCCCTGCTTGTGCCATTGACTCAATATCTTTCCTGACCTCCTCCGGATCAATATTATCATTCAACCAATACCAATAAACACTTAACCTGGCCTCTTCCGGTACCGCTTTAAATTGCTGGTAAATTCTTTCTGTATTGACGGACTTCTGCCCTAAACAGCTACAGACAGGGAATAAACAAATACACAGTAGTAAAATATGTAACGAAAGGATATTATTCATCGCGATTACAGTATTCAGGAAAGAAATATGCCCGCATTGCTGCGGGCACGTTTTGTTTAATTGCTGAAGAAATCAATAACCAGGGTTCTGCCTCATGTTAGGGTTGGCATCAATTTCCCGCTGGGGAATCGGATACAATTCCAGTTTAGGGCTATAGGGACTAAGGTCCTTATTCTCGATCTGGTTGGGTGACATGGCAGCGATCTCTTCCTGAAGGGTACCCCACCTCCTGATATCAGGAATAGTGGTGAACTCACCCGCCAACTCCAACAATCTTTCCTTCCTGATAGCGGCCCTCAATTGCACCTGGTCGGTAATATTGAGTATTGTGGCACCGGCACGAGTGCGAACCCTGTTCAGATGTTGTAAGGCTTCACCACTTTGACCAGTCTCATTCAATGCCTCAGCCAGGCAAAGCAAGGCATCGGAGAACCTCATATGGATAACATCAGCACCATATGCCCAGGGCAGCTGGTTGTAGGGCTCCCTTCCAAACTTTCCAAAAGCGATACCTGAACGGGGAACTGATTCAATCCGGTTCTGGGTCTTGTTCCAATAGCCCGGAATAGTGGGATCATATACAATACTATCACCGGTAGCATAGTGCTTATACCTGTACACTGCAGTAAAATCCCTTCTTACATCCTTCTCCTCGAAAAGGTCATAAAATGATTGGGTAAAGCCAAAAGCAGTCTGGGCTGGGCCAGGGAAACCATCGGGTCCCAGGAAAAACGGGAAGATACTGGCCTCAAGGTTATTAACCGGGGCAGCAATCTGGCCAAAAGAGATCAGCAGTTCAGGATTTCTTTCATTGGCAAGAGAAAACACACTGGTAAAATCATCCAACAATTGAAACCCGTACTTCTGCTCATTAGCTGTACCAACAACTTCCTTCAATTTGGCAACCGCTTTCTCAAAGTTCTCCGGCTTGCTAAGGGGTTTACCTGCCATGGTCAGGTAAACTTTACCCAATAGCGCCTTCGCCACACCTGCATTGAAGCGTCCCTTATCTGATGGGGAATCCCACTGGTCGGGGAGGTTTGATTCCGCAAATTTCAGGTCGGATTCAATAAGCTTGTATACTTCTTCTACTGGCTTTCTTTCACCAAATATCAAATCTTCCTGGCCGAGTGAAGTAACAGATTTGTCCAGGATCGGAAGGTCGCCATACCACCTGGTAAGGGTAAAATAGGCAAATGCCCTTAATAACCTTGCCTCAGCAATATACCTGTTGGCTACTGCCTGATCACTTACAGCCCTTGAAGCATTATCAATGACCAGGTTAGCCCTTGCTATACCTTTGAAGTACTCAGACCACTGTGTTCCAAACAAGAAGTCATTATTGTTAATATTGAAATTATTATAGCCTGCTGCAAAACCTGTTCCCCGCTGACCAAATGAGGAATACCTATAACCGCATTCTGAATAATAGAAAGTCATGAGGGTATTGTACCAGGGGTACTCAGAGAAATTGGCATAGGCCCCCAATGTAGCGCGCTTTAACCCGTCTTCATTGCTAAATACATTCTCCGGGGAAATGAAAGAATAGGGTGTTTCCTCGAGTTCTTTATTACAGGATGACATAGCAAAAACTGTCAACCCACAAAGAATAACATTTAATATCTTTTTCATATCATGAAATTGATTATTGATACAATTAAAATGCACAGCTTACACCAAAAGTCACACTGATATTCCTGGGGTAAGCACCAAAGTCAATACCCGGCTGGGCCAACGATTGACCATACGAACTCACTTCAGGATCGAAACCAGAATACTTAGTAATGGTCAGCAAGTTTGTCCCGGTTGCAAACAACCTCAGGTCCTTGAATCCTTTTACCGATGGGAAGGTATAATTGATGGTCAGGGACTTCAGGCGGATGAAATCACCCTTTTCAACCAGGGCCGATGTAACATCACCAACGGGTAATCCATTAGTGGCTGTATGTAATGATGGATAGCGCACATCATTATGCTGGTTATTGGTTGTCCACCTTTTGTTGTACCATTCTTCTGTCTGGTTGAAATAGATGCCCTGGTAATTAATGAATCCTGAATTAAGGTAAAAACCGGTAACATTCAAGATATCGTAGCCGACCGCTCCATTGAAGAACATGTTGATACCCCAACGCTTATAAGTAAAATCTGTTGTCCAACCGAATGTAAAATCAGGAACGCCGTTACCTAGGACAGTCCGGTCTGCGGAATTAATGATACCATCCTTATTCAGGTCAACATATTTCCATGAACCGGGCACTTGTGATGCCGCTCCACCAGGGAAAGGATAGTTGGGAACACCGATGTTAAAATCAGATGGTTGAACCAATCTTTCCACCATATAACCATAGAAATTCCCGACTCTTTCACCTGGACGAAGGATATGCGATACACCCGCCAAGCCATTTCCTCCAAGTGTAAAGAACCTGTCAGCATTATTCAATCCGAAAGATTTGATCTCATTGTAATTCCTTGACAGGATAAATGTGGTACCTAGGTACATGTCCTTCTTCTCAATGATCACTCCTTTCAAACTCAACTCAATTCCTTTGTTCAACATCTCCCCGTCATTACCCAGTACTGACCTGAAACCTGACTGGGATGGAATTGAACGTGATTGTAATAATCCATTCGTGAGCTTTTGGTAATAATCGAAGCTGGCAGAAATCCTGTTCTTAACTACGGAGAAATCAACACCTATATTGAATTGCTTCGTCTCTTCCCAGGTAAGGTCAGCATTTCCCAATGAGGTTGGTCGCAATATGGTGGAATATCCATTGCCTGATCCATACTGGAAAAATGCAGTGTTATAACGGGAAAGCGATTGGTAAGGGGATATGGCCTGGCTACCGGTAATACCGTATGACGCTCTTAACTTTAAATTATCTACAAAATTCACTCCCTGCATAAAGGATTCATTGGAAACGTTCCAGGATGCACCAACGGCAGGGAAAAAGCCCCATTTCTTGTTAGCGGCAAAGGGAGAAGCCCCGTCCGCCCTAAGGGAAACATTCAGGTTATACCTGTCATCAAATCCATAATTGATCCTTGTAAAGCCAGACATGATCGTCCTGTCTTCCCTATATGTACCGACACCCTGGCTCCTGCCGATCCCCAGATTGTAGTTCTCCAGTGTCTGTATACCAAAATCAGAAGCCCTAGTGGTAACAAGCTCCAATACAGTACCAGTATACTCACCACCAAGGACTGCATTGAAACGGTGCTTGCCACTGAATAAATTATCATAGGTAAAATATCCAGTAAGGTTGTACCCGGTTGTTGAAGCTGTATTCACACTTCCTTCACCGTTGGAGAAAATACCATTATTGGTTCTAGAATTGAAGAAGATATCGCGTTTTGAATTATCAAAGCTGGATCCGCCCGCAATAGTCAAACGAAGGCCATTGGTAATGGTGAAAATATTCTCCAAATTAAAAAGGATATTATCGGTCCTGGTCTTATCCACCTTTTCTGTCAGGTCAATGTATGGGTTAAGGAATGCCCCACCAGGAAATCCTCCTGAACCATTGTAAGTACCCGACTGACTTTTGGGAAGGGTTGGCAGCGCACGCAAGGCATCTAGTACTGGACCTGCAACCTGGGGGAAGCCCAATGTTGTGGTCATCGCCCTATCATTGACCATCCTGGTAACACCCGCCTGCAGCCTCAACGTATACCATTTATTGACTTCTGAATTTAAATTTACCCTTACGTTACCCCTTTTAAAACCAGATGCGATCAGCACACCGTCATCCTGGAGGTAACTACCGGAAACATAATAGGCACTTTTATTTGTACCGCCTGATACATTCAAGGCAACTTCCTCACGGAAAGAATTACGCGTAATCTCATCAAACCAATTGGTAGAAGTATTAAGCGTATCCAGATCATAGGCAGGCAGATTGCCTGTAATTGCAGCATATTCATTCCGAACTGTAGCGTATTGCCGGGCATTCATCATTGTTGGTGGTGACGCCAGGGAACCAAATGATGTTTTATTGACAAACTCGATCCTGGCATCGCCCCTCCTACCTGATTTTGTAGTGATCAACACAACACCATTGGCTCCCCTTGAGCCATAGATGGCGGTTGCAGAGGCATCCTTCAACACCTCGATACTGGCGATATCATTCGGGTTGATGGTCATTAAGGGGTTTTGACGGAATGCCCCATTCCTGCCGCCTGAAGAAGCTTCGGTATAAGGCGGAATGATAAATCCATCAATAACATATAGCGGCTCATTATTCCCGTTAAGGGAGTTGTTACCACGTATACGTATAACGGCATCGGCGCCAGGCTCCCCTGATGATTCAATGGATTGAACACCAGCAGCCCTGCCCTGTAAAGCCTGGTCAACAGTGTTCACGATCGTATTCTTGAATTCACCCGCCTCAACTTTAGCTACAGATCCAGAAAGAGATTTCCTGCTCTGGGTTCCGTAACCTACTACTACCACATCCGACATCGTTCCCGTCCTTGGCGACAATTGAATTCCTAAATCAGCAGTATTACCATCCACGAGGTATTCCCTTGATTCATAGCCAACATAAGAGACAACGATTGTCTGTCCTTTCTTTACCATCAACTTGAATGCCCCATCAGCATCTGTTGTAGTACCTGTCTTGGTATTCTTAACATTAACGGAAACACCAGAGAGCGGGATGTTGTCCTTCGAAACTACTTTCCCGTTAACTGGAATCAGGTCTTGTGCAAACATTTCGAGAGAAAAGATTAAAGCCAATATGGACAACCATATTACCTTCCTCGTTTGCAGACCATTTGATAGTCTTTTTTTCATGACGAGCAATTTGTCTTGGTTATATAATTCAATTAGAGAGAATGAAAATTCTTTCATTCATAACCAAATTATATATGAAATCATTCATGACTGTCCTGCACTTACCTGATTGCAACCTGCTAACATGGTCAATTTACAATTGAACCTTACTTCATTTAACTACATATTGAATCCTATCAAGAGTCAACACAATTGCTGCATCATAGAAAATAAAATAGCCGCCATAAAGGCGGCTATTTAAGCAAAATAAACACACATGAGAAATGATGATCTACACTAACACACCTGTATGGTATCGATCCCCAATAAACTCCCCAATTTCCTGATCTTACTTGAAATGTGCCCTGTTCCAATTGCACAATGATGTGCAGGCCCCCTGGCATTCCATTCCTCCATAAACTTTCTTGCTCCAATTGAAAACCTGTAGCGACTATTGGTGTTGCCGATTTCAAGAATGGGGCCAGGAACAGATTCGCCTTCTGCTACTAAGAATATGATCTTTCCTTCAGCCGTCTCAACAACAGAAAGCAAGGTAACAGGACCGTGTTGAACAGACATCTCTACTGATAGTCCCTTTCCTACTTTTCCATGATAAACCTGCAGTGGCCGGACTTTTGTTTTGCCCTGGGCAATGGCAATATGACCGGGACCATCATGCCCCATCAGTACCACATCATCGGTGTAATCAACTGCATAGTATTCGGTAAATGAACCCCCAACACCAAAGGAATCCATGATCTTCATGGCCTGGGCATTCTTTACCTCGTATTCTCCCGCAACCGGAACGCCACTACCTGTAAGGATGGAGTTACCAAGGATCACAGAGCTCATGGTATCTTCATTATCAATATTTCCTTCCCCTTTATGATAATAGGCCATTGATCCCAGCTTATACTTATCCACCAGCTTATGCAAAGCCACGGATGTCCTTGCAGCCCTATACAGTTCCTCTTTGGAACAATCTGGCTGAACATCAAAAATCTCATGGAACCTGTTCACCTCCTTCTCCAATTCATCTGGGGTAACTTCCTTCCTGATGCTGCTCAATTCATCAACCTCCACTATCTCCATATGTCCGCCGAATACAGCGCACTGCAAAGTCAGGTTCGTATAAATATCCAACATCCCACAATAATAATTACCCATCAAGCCCATCCGGTTATTGCGCATGACCGCAGCCACCCTACCAGCTTCTATCCATTCTTTCACTTCTGCCCAAACCATATCATCTTCTGCCAAAAGGCCTGTCACCTGGAAAAATGGGATCCTGCTCCTTGAAAACACATTGGCAATTTCCGGAACAGGGCAGGAGGAACAATGTGCCAACCATTCCCCAGTCATTTTTCGCCTGTCACCCAAACTGTTGAAGCTTTTATAATCTATGGCCCGCTCAGGGGTGATATTCATCACAACTACCGGAACACCGGCACGCCTGACAACTGGCAATACGGTTGACGATAATGCATAGGTGGTAACATAGAGGAAAATCAGGTCGACATCCTGCTTCCTGAAAATACTGCCCGCCTCAAAAGCCTTGTCTACATTATCAACAAGCCCAACATTCACCACATCGGCACCAAATGACAATAATCTTTTCTCTACTACAGACATGTAACCTTTCAAACGCTCTTCAAGACCATCAAACTGAGGCCAGTAAGCGTCGAGACCAATACCAAATAAACCGACTTTTATTGCTGTTTGCTTCATAAGGATGATTTCACTGTACTCTTTTGATAGATCAAGGGGTTCTGTGCATCATTATCCAGCAGGTCGCCAATATGTAAGCCGGACAAGTATTCATCACTCAGGATATTTGGCTTGCCATTGAACCTGCTCTTGTCCGGCATGAAAGCACAGGTCATAGCCCTTCTATAACCAGGAGTCATATTGGCATGGGCGCCATGGATACACAAACCATTATGGAAGGAACAACTCCCTGCTTTCATGGGGGCCGCCACTGAAGGGCTCTTCAAAAATTCAGGGTATTGAAGGAATACCGCGTTCATGTTCTTTGTGATGCCGGGATCCTTGAAATCTGTTCGCGTATGCGACCCTGGAATAAAGAACAGGCAACCATTCTCCAATGTAGCATCATCTAATGCTATCCAGATACTAAGGGCTTCCCTGTGATCAAAACTCCAGTAGGGTGTATCCAGATGCCACGCAGTTGGATTTGCCCAGGGTTTTTTAATCAATGCCTGGTCATGCCAGATCCTGATCCCATCAACCTGGGCGAGTTGGGCGGCCATCTTACCGATCCTTTCATCGAGCATCAATTGCCTGACCTTATCATTCGTTTGCCATAGATTGACCAACTGGTCAAATACATTCCCAAAATATTCGGCATCTTCATTTATGCCATCCTCCTTTCCTGTCTGTATATTTTTTCCGGGGATCTTTATTCCGTTCCTTTCGGCTACCGCTTCCATTACAGCATTCCTCCAGGTCTCCAGCTCTTCCGGATTAAGAAAATCTTCTACCACCAGGAATCCGTTTTTACGGTAGGATTGTATTTGTTCATTTGACAATGAAGTATTCATAGCAATCGTTTGAATGAATTTCTTACAATTACCCCAGTGAACTGTCCTGTACTATCGGTTATGAAATGCCTCAGTATAGGATGTTGTAAGGGTTGAAGTACCATAGAAAAAAGGTCAACCCAACTGATTGGATTGACCATTCGCCACTATCAAAATGCTGTTATTGATTTTCTACCCAGTTAATCTGGCTTTAAAGAGGAGCCATATCCTACCACCAATACTGAGAGGATAATAGAAGATATACCGGCTATAACTGTCCATCTTGCTTTCTTACTAACCCCTTCCCATTCCTTCAACCAGATCCCCCAAAGGTTGGCGATCAGGATGATAAATGCCATATGGAGGATCCATGAACTGGCGCCATTTCCCAGTTTACTTTCCCCCATTCCATAGAAAAAGAATTGCAGGAACCAGACCGTACCGGCCAATGCGGAAAAGAAATAGTTCCTACCTAATGGGCTCTTTCCATTTACATAATCACCAAAGCTTTTATTCTTGGTATTCAGGAAAAGACACCACAGCAAATTTGTGGTCAGCCCTCCCCATAGCAATACCACATAAGTGACATTGTTCTGAAAAAGCGGATTCTTTCCTGCTGCAACAGCGGCATCAGCCATGGGTTTACCGGCCTCAATACCGAAATTGAAACAAGCGCTGAGGACACCGGAAACGGTTGCAACAACAAGTCCTTTGGTAAGGTTAAATTCGTCGGACTTTGGTCCATCACCATTTGCGGTGATTTCCTTTTCCTTGATCATTCCTGCCTTTCCACACAGGTAAATACCGAGCAGGCAGAGCAGCACCCCTAATAAAATGATCTGACCCCAGGTAGTGGTGAGCAGTTCCCCAAATGTGGTTTTTCCGGGTGCAGGGAAAAAATGATAATATACGGAAGGAACCAGGGCTCCAAATACAGAACAGAATCCCAGTACAACGGAGTTTCCAAGGGACATACCCAGGTATCGGACACCCAGTCCATAGGTCAATCCTCCTATTCCCCACAAAATCCCAAACATGAAAGTCCAACCCAGGGTATCCGATGGTGTTGAACTGATGATGGAACTAAATCCGGGTAATGTAAAGGCCGCAGCCAGTGGAGGAACGATCAACCAGGAAAATAAACCACCAACGATCCAATAACTTTCCCAGGACCAATTCCTCACCTTCTTGAAAGGAACGTAAAAACTTCCGGACGCAAAACCCCCGATAAAATGAAACAATACTCCTAGTATGGCTTGCATAAACTTGAATTAATGCACAATCGTGTTACTGGTAAATTTACCTTATTGACGGTACAAGCTATCCTGTTCCATCCTGAAGATGATGAACCTAACAGCAATGCCTACTCTATAGAGACTTCAATCCTCAAAGCCCAGGCATCCCTGCAAGGCAAATGGTTGATGGTGAGGGACGGAAGCTTAATCAACAGTTCATTCCCCTGGACCTTCCAAGTCACAGGTGATGCAGTCCCCACAAAAGAAAGCGACTTAACCTTTACACCAGGCTTAAGGGAAAATTTTAATTCCTGCTCAGGCCACTCCGTAAAGATGGCATAAACTGAACTGCCTTTCCCCGTAAAATATACTGGAACAGGATTATTCGTTGAACCAAACAAATCGGTTTTCCGGGTATCATATATGGACTCGCCATTTACTTTCAACCAATTTCCGATCTCCAGTAGCCTTTCCTGCATAATTACAGGCAGGGTTCCATCTGCGGCTGGCCCAACATTCAACAGCAGGTTTCCGCCCCTGCTGACAATATCCACCAGTTCGGTGATCAACTGTTTTGAAGTACTGTAGTGCTCAATGTTCTCTGCCCTGTTCAAGCCATACGATGCCCCGATACCCCGACTTTCTTCCCAGGGATGGTTAAAATCAATAGAGGCATCCTTGTATTCACTGGAAAAATAATCGCCATGCTTTCCGGGCATTCCCTTTGCAAACCTGTCATTCACAACCACTTCATTTTTTACCGGTGATTCGTTGTACAACCAGGCGAGAAACTCTTTTGTTTTCAGGTATTCCTCGGACTCATCCCATTCGCCCCCATCAGAGAAAATGAGGGAGGGAGTATAATTAACCACCAACTCCTTCAATTGTGGAATCAAATGTTTATCAACATAATCTTCCCTGGGTATCTGGTACTTCTCCACAAGGTTTAAGGGCACATAATATCCAGTCTCTGACCGATGGGTCTTCGAACTTTCCCACTCAATAATGGAATAGTATAAGCCCATCTTCATACCTTCCTTCCTGACTGCTTCTGTTAATTCACCTACAATATCCCTTTTCGGGCCTACCGCCATGGCGTTCCAATTCTTCTTATAGGGGCTTTTGGTTGGCCATAAACAATACCCATCATGATGCTTGGATGTTAAAACAACATATTTGGCACCTGATGATTTAAACAGTCTGGCCCATTGTTGCGGATCCCAAAGCTCAGCCCGGAACAAGGGGGCAAATTGGCGATACTCAAAATCCTTCCCATAATTCTTCTCATGAAATTCCTTACCACCATTCTTTTCATTGGCATAGACCTTGGCATAATACCATTCGGCATAAGAGGCGTAAAGCCCCTTTTCAATTGGCCGGTAGGCCGGTACGGAATATACACCCCAATGAATGAATATCCCAAACTTGGCATTGCTGAACCATGCAGGTATATTACGGCTATCCAGGGAATTCCACTCAGGTTTATACGGCTGTGAAAGGGCAGTTAGAACCATTGAGAATGAAACGAACAAAAAGAAAGTAACCCTCATGATCGTTCCAAAGTTTTTATACTGAAATAAA is drawn from Flavihumibacter rivuli and contains these coding sequences:
- a CDS encoding phytanoyl-CoA dioxygenase family protein yields the protein MNTSLSNEQIQSYRKNGFLVVEDFLNPEELETWRNAVMEAVAERNGIKIPGKNIQTGKEDGINEDAEYFGNVFDQLVNLWQTNDKVRQLMLDERIGKMAAQLAQVDGIRIWHDQALIKKPWANPTAWHLDTPYWSFDHREALSIWIALDDATLENGCLFFIPGSHTRTDFKDPGITKNMNAVFLQYPEFLKSPSVAAPMKAGSCSFHNGLCIHGAHANMTPGYRRAMTCAFMPDKSRFNGKPNILSDEYLSGLHIGDLLDNDAQNPLIYQKSTVKSSL
- the rhaT gene encoding L-rhamnose/proton symporter RhaT — encoded protein: MQAILGVLFHFIGGFASGSFYVPFKKVRNWSWESYWIVGGLFSWLIVPPLAAAFTLPGFSSIISSTPSDTLGWTFMFGILWGIGGLTYGLGVRYLGMSLGNSVVLGFCSVFGALVPSVYYHFFPAPGKTTFGELLTTTWGQIILLGVLLCLLGIYLCGKAGMIKEKEITANGDGPKSDEFNLTKGLVVATVSGVLSACFNFGIEAGKPMADAAVAAGKNPLFQNNVTYVVLLWGGLTTNLLWCLFLNTKNKSFGDYVNGKSPLGRNYFFSALAGTVWFLQFFFYGMGESKLGNGASSWILHMAFIILIANLWGIWLKEWEGVSKKARWTVIAGISSIILSVLVVGYGSSLKPD
- a CDS encoding alpha-L-fucosidase; this encodes MRVTFFLFVSFSMVLTALSQPYKPEWNSLDSRNIPAWFSNAKFGIFIHWGVYSVPAYRPIEKGLYASYAEWYYAKVYANEKNGGKEFHEKNYGKDFEYRQFAPLFRAELWDPQQWARLFKSSGAKYVVLTSKHHDGYCLWPTKSPYKKNWNAMAVGPKRDIVGELTEAVRKEGMKMGLYYSIIEWESSKTHRSETGYYVPLNLVEKYQIPREDYVDKHLIPQLKELVVNYTPSLIFSDGGEWDESEEYLKTKEFLAWLYNESPVKNEVVVNDRFAKGMPGKHGDYFSSEYKDASIDFNHPWEESRGIGASYGLNRAENIEHYSTSKQLITELVDIVSRGGNLLLNVGPAADGTLPVIMQERLLEIGNWLKVNGESIYDTRKTDLFGSTNNPVPVYFTGKGSSVYAIFTEWPEQELKFSLKPGVKVKSLSFVGTASPVTWKVQGNELLIKLPSLTINHLPCRDAWALRIEVSIE
- a CDS encoding arabinose isomerase, coding for MKQTAIKVGLFGIGLDAYWPQFDGLEERLKGYMSVVEKRLLSFGADVVNVGLVDNVDKAFEAGSIFRKQDVDLIFLYVTTYALSSTVLPVVRRAGVPVVVMNITPERAIDYKSFNSLGDRRKMTGEWLAHCSSCPVPEIANVFSRSRIPFFQVTGLLAEDDMVWAEVKEWIEAGRVAAVMRNNRMGLMGNYYCGMLDIYTNLTLQCAVFGGHMEIVEVDELSSIRKEVTPDELEKEVNRFHEIFDVQPDCSKEELYRAARTSVALHKLVDKYKLGSMAYYHKGEGNIDNEDTMSSVILGNSILTGSGVPVAGEYEVKNAQAMKIMDSFGVGGSFTEYYAVDYTDDVVLMGHDGPGHIAIAQGKTKVRPLQVYHGKVGKGLSVEMSVQHGPVTLLSVVETAEGKIIFLVAEGESVPGPILEIGNTNSRYRFSIGARKFMEEWNARGPAHHCAIGTGHISSKIRKLGSLLGIDTIQVC
- a CDS encoding RagB/SusD family nutrient uptake outer membrane protein; this translates as MKKILNVILCGLTVFAMSSCNKELEETPYSFISPENVFSNEDGLKRATLGAYANFSEYPWYNTLMTFYYSECGYRYSSFGQRGTGFAAGYNNFNINNNDFLFGTQWSEYFKGIARANLVIDNASRAVSDQAVANRYIAEARLLRAFAYFTLTRWYGDLPILDKSVTSLGQEDLIFGERKPVEEVYKLIESDLKFAESNLPDQWDSPSDKGRFNAGVAKALLGKVYLTMAGKPLSKPENFEKAVAKLKEVVGTANEQKYGFQLLDDFTSVFSLANERNPELLISFGQIAAPVNNLEASIFPFFLGPDGFPGPAQTAFGFTQSFYDLFEEKDVRRDFTAVYRYKHYATGDSIVYDPTIPGYWNKTQNRIESVPRSGIAFGKFGREPYNQLPWAYGADVIHMRFSDALLCLAEALNETGQSGEALQHLNRVRTRAGATILNITDQVQLRAAIRKERLLELAGEFTTIPDIRRWGTLQEEIAAMSPNQIENKDLSPYSPKLELYPIPQREIDANPNMRQNPGY
- a CDS encoding SusC/RagA family TonB-linked outer membrane protein → MFAQDLIPVNGKVVSKDNIPLSGVSVNVKNTKTGTTTDADGAFKLMVKKGQTIVVSYVGYESREYLVDGNTADLGIQLSPRTGTMSDVVVVGYGTQSRKSLSGSVAKVEAGEFKNTIVNTVDQALQGRAAGVQSIESSGEPGADAVIRIRGNNSLNGNNEPLYVIDGFIIPPYTEASSGGRNGAFRQNPLMTINPNDIASIEVLKDASATAIYGSRGANGVVLITTKSGRRGDARIEFVNKTSFGSLASPPTMMNARQYATVRNEYAAITGNLPAYDLDTLNTSTNWFDEITRNSFREEVALNVSGGTNKSAYYVSGSYLQDDGVLIASGFKRGNVRVNLNSEVNKWYTLRLQAGVTRMVNDRAMTTTLGFPQVAGPVLDALRALPTLPKSQSGTYNGSGGFPGGAFLNPYIDLTEKVDKTRTDNILFNLENIFTITNGLRLTIAGGSSFDNSKRDIFFNSRTNNGIFSNGEGSVNTASTTGYNLTGYFTYDNLFSGKHRFNAVLGGEYTGTVLELVTTRASDFGIQTLENYNLGIGRSQGVGTYREDRTIMSGFTRINYGFDDRYNLNVSLRADGASPFAANKKWGFFPAVGASWNVSNESFMQGVNFVDNLKLRASYGITGSQAISPYQSLSRYNTAFFQYGSGNGYSTILRPTSLGNADLTWEETKQFNIGVDFSVVKNRISASFDYYQKLTNGLLQSRSIPSQSGFRSVLGNDGEMLNKGIELSLKGVIIEKKDMYLGTTFILSRNYNEIKSFGLNNADRFFTLGGNGLAGVSHILRPGERVGNFYGYMVERLVQPSDFNIGVPNYPFPGGAASQVPGSWKYVDLNKDGIINSADRTVLGNGVPDFTFGWTTDFTYKRWGINMFFNGAVGYDILNVTGFYLNSGFINYQGIYFNQTEEWYNKRWTTNNQHNDVRYPSLHTATNGLPVGDVTSALVEKGDFIRLKSLTINYTFPSVKGFKDLRLFATGTNLLTITKYSGFDPEVSSYGQSLAQPGIDFGAYPRNISVTFGVSCAF